A single Drechmeria coniospora strain ARSEF 6962 chromosome 03, whole genome shotgun sequence DNA region contains:
- a CDS encoding DUF1479 domain protein → MRQTVAKLSRSVPTLSRPASMAAGAHHISSKKEGSIADAFVSLSGAERPPLPDRFRELKCELVRGREKDIVDSWCRLLKQLRAENDVIRRKGSNVIPQLEFANLEADCETLKGELKKRGAVVVRGVIPEDEARAYKDEVEAYVRENPHTRAFPPHDPQVYELYWSAPQLKARSHPSLLRVQRQLMASLWHASSPEAQVSLANPLTYADRLRIRQPGDATFALGPHMDGGSVERWERQGYGRGGVYDRIFAGDWEGYDPWDASGRVAAVNNLYDGLGACSMFRTWQGWLSMSHTRAGEGTLLVNPLMHLATAYVLLRPFFEPLVSKAAGKGRFLDEENWKFTGEAGMTSELPGASMGHGQELTEELHPHLELETTMVHMPPIRPGDFVAWHCDTIHSVDKRHAGASDSSVMYIPVCPVTDINAAYLARQRAAFRDGTPGPDFPGGEGEARHVGRPTEDVLRRWAGSGGRQAFGLESLAVRGQALAGERSVVERANAILGF, encoded by the exons ATGCGTCAGACAGTGGCCAAGCTATCGCGGAGCGTGCCGACCCTcagcaggccggcctccATGGCAGCCGGGGCGCACCACATATCCAGCAAGAAGGAAGGCAGTATTGCCGATGCCTTCGTGTCGCTGTCCGGTGCCGAgcggccgccgctgccggacAGGTTCCGCGAGCTCAAGTGTGAGCTCGTTCGGGGCCGCGAGAAGGACATTGTCGACAGCTGGTGCCGGCTCCTGAAGCAGCTGAGGGCGGAGAACGATGTCATCCGCCGGAAGGGATCGAACGTCATCCCGCAGCTCGAGTTTGCCAACCTCGAGGCGGACTGCGAAACGCTCAAGGGAGAGCTGAAGAAGCgaggcgccgtcgtcgtcagggGCGTCATccccgaggacgaggcgcgCGCGTAcaaggacgaggtggaggcgTACGTGAGGGAGAACCCGCACACTCGAG CCTTCCCGCCTCATGACCCCCAAGTGTATGAGCTGTATTGGTCGGCGCCCCAGCTCAAGGCGCGTTCGCACCCGTCCCTCCTCCGGGTGCAGCGCCAGCTCATGGCTTCCCTCTGGCACGCATCATCGCCGGAAGCGCAAGTGTCGCTCGCCAACCCGCTGACGTACGCCGACCGGCTGCGAATTCGCCAGCCCGGCGATGCAACCTTTGCCTTGGGCCCGCACatggacggcggcagcgtcgagaGGTGGGAGCGGCAGGGCtatggccgcggcggcgtctACGACCGCATTTTCGCCGGCGACTGGGAGGGTTACGACCCTTGGGACGCGAGCGGGcgggtcgccgccgtcaacaACCTctacgacggcctcggcgcatGCTCCATGTTCCGCACGTGGCAGGGCTGGCTGAGTATGAGCCACACGCGCGCGGGCGAGGGTACGCTGCTGGTGAACCCGCTCATGCACCTGGCCACGGCGTACGTCCTCTTGCGGCCCTTTTTCGAACCGCTCGTCTCGAAGGCTGCCGGCAAGGGGCGGTTCTTGGACGAGGAAAACTGGAAGTTCACCGGCGAGGCAGGCATGACCAGCGAGCTGCCAGGCGCATCTATGGGCCACGGCCAGGAGCTGACGGAGGAGCTGCATCCCCACCTCGAGCTGGAGACGACCATGGTGCACATGCCGCCAATCCGGCCCGGAGACTTTGTGGCCTGGCACTGCGATA CCATTCACTCGGTCGACAAACGGCACGCAGGGGCCTCCGACTCGAGCGTCATGTACATTCCCGTGTGCCCCGTGACGGACATCAACGCCGCATACCTCGCCCGTCAGCGGGCGGCGTTTAGGGACGGCACGCCGGGACCCGACTTCCCCGGTGGAGAGGGCGAAGCACGTCACGTCGGCCGCCCGACCGAGGATGTGCTACGACGTTGGGCGGGCAGCGGCGGGC
- a CDS encoding deoxyribose-phosphate aldolase, with product MPTVTVSLPQIAKLIDHSLLHPTLTDDDITAGLVFARNLKLAAACVKPYSVPDAARLLAGSSVLVCSVVGFPHGNSTQNIKLAETREALDAGAAEIDVVVNVAKVLGGQWDYVEQEIEALARLVASRSAALKVIFENDYLQDEHIIRLCEICTKHNVAFVKTSTGYGFVKQPNGMYSYQGATVPHLKLMRQHAGAAVQIKAAGGVRTLDDLLYVMSLGVTRVGASATQAIMDEAKTRGIGETEVEVQIKEMAVQSQ from the coding sequence ATGCCTACCGTCACAGTCTCACTCCCCCAGATCGCCAAGCTCATCGACCACTCCCTGCTGCACCCCACCCTCACCGACGATGACATCACAGCCGGACTCGTCTTCGCACGCAATCTCAAACTCGCAGCCGCCTGCGTCAAGCCCTACTCCgtgcccgacgccgcccgcctcctcgccggctcctcTGTCCTCGTCTGCTCTGTCGTTGGTTTCCCCCACGGCAACAGCACCCAAAACAtcaagctcgccgagacCCGTGAAGCccttgacgccggcgccgcggaGATTGATGTCGTCGTCAACGTCGCCAAAGTCCTTGGCGGTCAGTGGGACTACGTCGAGCAAGAGATCGAAGCCCTCGCCCGACTCGTCGCCTCACGAAGTGCCGCTCTCAAAGTCATCTTCGAGAACGACTACCTGCAGGACGAGCACATCATCCGCCTCTGCGAGATCTGCACAAAACACAATGTCGCCTTCGTCAAGACGAGCACCGGTTATGGTTTCGTCAAGCAGCCCAATGGCATGTATAGCTATCAGGGCGCCACTGTCCCCCACCTGAAGCTCATGAGGCAgcatgccggtgccgccgtgcAGATCAAggctgccggcggcgtgaggacgctcgacgacctATTGTACGTAATGAGCCTCGGCGTCACGAGGGTCGGTGCCAGCGCTACCCAGGCCATCATGGATGAGGCCAAGACGAGAGGCATAGGAGAgaccgaggtcgaggtccaGATCAAAGAGATGGCCGTTCAGAGCCAGTAG